A window from Theropithecus gelada isolate Dixy chromosome 1, Tgel_1.0, whole genome shotgun sequence encodes these proteins:
- the CREG1 gene encoding protein CREG1 has translation MAGLARGSARALLAALLASTLLALLVSPARGRGGRDHGDWDEVSLLPPLPPREDAARVARFVTHVSDWGALATISTLEAVRGRPFADVLSLSDGPPGAGSGVPYFYLSPLQLSVNNLQENPYATLTMTLAQTNFCKKHGFDPQSPLCAHIILSGTVTKVNETEMDIAKHSLFIRHPEMKTWPSSHNWFFAKLNITNIWVLDYFGGPKIVTPEEYYNVTVQ, from the exons ATGGCCGGGCTAGCCCGCGGGTCCGCGCGCGCCCTGCTCGCCGCCCTGCTGGCGTCGACGCTGTTGGCGCTGCTCGTGTCGCCCGCGCGGGGTCGCGGTGGCCGGGACCACGGGGACTGGGACGAGGTCTCGCTGCTGCCGCCGCTACCACCCCGCGAGGACGCGGCGCGCGTGGCCCGCTTCGTGACGCACGTCTCCGACTGGGGCGCTCTGGCCACCATCTCCACGCTGGAGGCGGTGCGCGGCCGGCCCTTCGCCGACGTGCTCTCGCTCAGCGACGGGCCCCCGGGCGCGGGCAGCGGCGTGCCCTACTTCTACCTGAGCCCGCTGCAGCTCTCCGTCAACAACCTGCAG GAGAATCCGTATGCTACACTGACCATGACTTTGGCACAGACCAACTTCTGCAAGAAACATGGATTTGATCCACAAAGTCCCCTTTGTGCTCACATAATACTGTCAGGAACTGTGACCAAG GTGAATGAAACAGAAATGGATATTGCAAAGCATTCATTATTCATTCGACACCCTGAGATGAAAACCTGGCCTTCCAGCCATAATTGGTTCTTTGCTAAGTTGAATATAACCAATATCTGGGTCCTGGACTACTTTGGTGGACCAAAAATTGTGACACCGGAAGAATATTATAACGTCACAGTTCA GTGA